Proteins found in one Nostoc sp. NIES-3756 genomic segment:
- the dhaK gene encoding dihydroxyacetone kinase subunit DhaK, whose product MKKLINKPEDFVRESLAGMAVAHADLIKVEYEPTFVYRADAPVQGKVAIISGGGSGHEPMHAGFVGLGMLDAACPGEVFTSPTPDQMLAATQKVDSGAGVLYIVKNYSGDVMNFEMATELARSEGIRVLSILIDDDVAVKDSLYTQGRRGVGTTVLAEKICGAAAQQGYDLSQIADLGRRVNTNGRSMGIALTSCTVPAKGSPTFALGDRGIEIGIGIHGEPGRERIDIKSADEITEILAQSIIEDVGYSRTVREWDENQGQWVDVELSNQPFQSGDRLLAFVNSMGGTPLSELYLVYRQLVAICERQGLQIVRNLIGPYMTSLDMQGCSITLLKLDDEMIRLWDAPVKTPSWRWGI is encoded by the coding sequence ATGAAAAAACTGATCAACAAGCCAGAAGACTTTGTACGTGAAAGTTTGGCAGGTATGGCAGTAGCCCATGCCGATTTAATTAAAGTGGAATATGAGCCAACCTTTGTTTATCGTGCTGATGCACCTGTACAGGGAAAAGTAGCAATTATTTCTGGTGGCGGTAGTGGCCATGAGCCGATGCACGCTGGTTTTGTGGGGCTGGGAATGCTGGATGCGGCTTGTCCAGGCGAGGTTTTTACTTCCCCTACCCCAGACCAAATGTTAGCAGCTACGCAAAAAGTAGACAGTGGTGCAGGTGTTCTTTACATCGTCAAGAATTATAGTGGCGATGTGATGAACTTTGAAATGGCAACGGAATTAGCTCGCAGTGAGGGTATCCGTGTGCTGAGTATTTTGATCGATGATGATGTGGCGGTGAAAGATAGCCTCTATACCCAAGGAAGGCGGGGTGTAGGCACAACGGTACTGGCAGAGAAAATTTGTGGTGCAGCCGCCCAGCAAGGGTATGATTTGTCACAAATTGCAGATTTGGGCAGACGAGTAAACACCAACGGGCGCAGTATGGGAATTGCCCTTACTTCTTGTACAGTGCCAGCTAAAGGTAGTCCCACATTTGCCTTAGGCGATCGCGGAATTGAAATTGGTATTGGGATTCATGGGGAACCCGGTAGAGAACGCATTGATATCAAATCGGCAGACGAGATTACAGAAATATTGGCACAATCGATAATTGAAGATGTGGGCTATAGCCGCACAGTACGAGAATGGGATGAAAATCAAGGGCAATGGGTGGATGTGGAACTGAGCAATCAACCATTCCAATCAGGCGATCGCCTATTAGCATTTGTTAATAGTATGGGTGGGACTCCACTTTCCGAACTGTATCTTGTCTACCGCCAACTAGTCGCTATCTGCGAACGCCAAGGACTACAAATTGTCCGCAATTTAATAGGCCCGTATATGACATCTTTAGATATGCAGGGTTGCTCAATTACCCTGTTAAAGTTAGATGATGAGATGATTCGGCTATGGGATGCACCAGTCAAAACACCTAGCTGGCGCTGGGGAATTTAA
- a CDS encoding heavy metal translocating P-type ATPase, protein MLYPQRFQQFTQEHADTLAAVLCGILLFLGWFALSLGWLGLALLLLPAAYVIGGYESAREGLTTLVKEKELDVDLLMIVAALGAAALGLWRKEYHLIIDGAILILIFAISGALEGYAMRRTEKSIRSLMSLTPDTATIAHQAGEKTVPISQLQVGDEIVVKPGELIPTDSIIVSGYSTINQAAITGESLPVEKTVGDEVFAGTLNGYGALRLKVHKPAASSLIQRVIRLVEQAQTEAPPSQQFIESFERRYAKIIVIAGVLLATLPPFILRWEWETTIYRALTFLVVASPCALMAAIMPTLLSGIANGARQGILFKNGAQLEKIGQVRAIAFDKTGTLTTGQVQVSQVIAASNYTEKDVLKVAAALESSSEHPIAQAIVRAANGLDWVRAVEVQAIPGQGITGTTNNQQVIMGNVAFIQQYVKQLPQELLEVAPALEHEGKTVVWVAQGGSSDEYKVIGVIAIADMIRAEAAATISRLRKLGIEQIVMITGDNQRTAESVAQAVGIDQVFAQLLPEDKLDVIRKLQQKYQTVAMVGDGINDAPALAQASVGIAMGVAGSDVALETADIVLMADRLEKIDVAMKLGRRSQTIVKQNIVIALSFISLLLIGNFLGNINLPIGVIGHEGSTVLVTLSGLRLLK, encoded by the coding sequence ATGCTTTACCCACAACGTTTTCAGCAATTCACTCAAGAACACGCCGATACTTTGGCAGCTGTACTTTGTGGGATACTGCTATTTTTAGGATGGTTTGCCTTGTCTTTGGGGTGGTTAGGGTTGGCGTTGCTGCTGTTACCTGCTGCTTATGTGATTGGTGGTTACGAAAGCGCCCGTGAGGGATTAACAACACTAGTTAAAGAGAAGGAACTGGATGTAGATTTGTTGATGATTGTAGCTGCTCTTGGGGCAGCTGCTTTGGGTTTGTGGCGTAAGGAATATCATCTAATTATTGATGGGGCAATTTTGATTCTCATCTTTGCTATTAGTGGTGCATTGGAAGGTTACGCGATGCGCCGCACGGAAAAGAGTATCCGTAGCCTGATGAGTTTAACACCAGACACAGCTACCATTGCACACCAAGCTGGAGAAAAAACCGTTCCCATCAGCCAGTTACAAGTGGGTGATGAGATTGTTGTCAAGCCGGGTGAGCTAATTCCCACCGATAGTATTATCGTCTCTGGTTACAGCACCATTAATCAAGCAGCAATTACAGGTGAGTCTCTACCCGTGGAAAAGACGGTAGGGGATGAAGTGTTTGCTGGGACACTCAATGGTTACGGTGCGCTGAGGTTGAAGGTACACAAACCAGCCGCCAGTAGTTTGATTCAACGAGTAATTCGTCTGGTGGAACAAGCACAAACCGAAGCACCGCCTTCTCAACAGTTTATCGAGAGTTTTGAGAGGCGATATGCAAAGATAATTGTCATTGCTGGGGTGTTACTCGCTACTTTACCGCCGTTTATTTTGCGTTGGGAGTGGGAAACGACTATTTACCGTGCTTTGACTTTTTTGGTAGTTGCTTCTCCTTGTGCGTTGATGGCGGCGATTATGCCTACTTTATTATCGGGTATTGCTAATGGCGCAAGACAGGGGATTTTGTTTAAGAATGGCGCGCAATTGGAGAAGATTGGTCAAGTCCGGGCGATCGCCTTCGATAAAACTGGTACTCTCACTACAGGACAGGTGCAAGTTTCTCAGGTAATCGCTGCTAGTAATTATACAGAAAAAGATGTATTGAAAGTTGCGGCAGCCTTAGAGTCATCTTCAGAACACCCCATTGCCCAAGCTATTGTTCGGGCTGCTAACGGCTTAGATTGGGTACGGGCAGTTGAGGTACAAGCGATACCAGGACAGGGCATTACGGGTACTACCAATAACCAACAAGTAATCATGGGGAATGTAGCTTTTATCCAGCAGTATGTAAAACAGTTACCACAGGAATTATTAGAAGTAGCACCAGCCTTAGAACATGAGGGGAAAACAGTTGTTTGGGTGGCGCAAGGCGGAAGCAGTGATGAGTATAAGGTTATTGGTGTGATTGCGATCGCAGATATGATTAGAGCAGAAGCGGCTGCTACTATTTCCCGGTTGCGGAAGTTGGGTATAGAACAAATTGTCATGATTACCGGGGATAATCAACGTACCGCCGAAAGTGTGGCGCAAGCTGTAGGAATTGATCAGGTATTTGCTCAACTCTTACCAGAGGATAAGTTAGATGTGATTCGCAAGTTGCAGCAAAAGTATCAAACAGTAGCGATGGTAGGTGATGGTATAAATGATGCTCCAGCACTGGCTCAAGCATCCGTAGGTATTGCTATGGGCGTGGCGGGTAGTGATGTGGCTTTAGAAACCGCAGATATAGTGTTAATGGCGGACAGACTAGAAAAGATTGATGTGGCGATGAAATTGGGCAGGCGATCGCAAACCATCGTCAAGCAAAATATAGTTATAGCCTTGAGCTTTATTAGTTTGTTATTAATTGGCAACTTCCTTGGCAATATCAACTTACCCATCGGTGTAATTGGTCATGAAGGTTCCACTGTGTTAGTTACCCTAAGCGGTTTACGATTGCTGAAGTAG
- a CDS encoding sedoheptulose 7-phosphate cyclase, producing MSIVQTKFEAKDTSFHVEGYEKIEYDLVYVDGIFEIANSELADVYKSFGRCLAIVDANVSQLYGKQIQQYFQYYGIELRLFPITITEPDKTIQTFEKVIDVFADFKLVRKEPVLVVGGGLITDVVGFACSTYRRSSNYIRIPTTLIGLIDASVAIKVAVNHRKLKNRLGAYHASRKVFLDFSLLRTLPTDQVRNGMAELVKIAVVAHQEVFELLEKYGEELLRTHFGNIDATPEIKEVAHRLTYKAIQKMLELEVTNLHELDLDRVIAYGHTWSPTLELAPRVPMFHGHAVNVDMALSATIAARRGYITIAERDRILGLMSRVGLSLDHPMLDEELLWRATESIILTRDGLLRAAMPRPIGNCFFVNDLTREELAAAVADHKELCTSYPRGGEGVDVYPLYQKELVGSVS from the coding sequence ATGAGTATCGTCCAAACAAAGTTTGAAGCTAAAGACACATCTTTTCATGTAGAAGGATACGAAAAGATTGAGTATGATTTGGTGTATGTTGATGGGATTTTTGAAATCGCAAATTCCGAATTAGCCGACGTATATAAGAGTTTTGGACGATGCTTAGCAATTGTTGATGCTAACGTGAGTCAGTTATATGGTAAGCAAATTCAGCAATATTTTCAGTATTACGGTATTGAACTGAGGCTATTTCCCATTACCATTACCGAGCCAGATAAAACTATTCAAACTTTCGAGAAAGTTATAGATGTCTTTGCAGATTTTAAATTAGTTCGTAAAGAACCAGTATTAGTAGTGGGTGGCGGTTTAATTACAGATGTTGTTGGCTTTGCTTGCTCTACATACCGTCGCAGCAGCAATTACATCCGTATTCCTACTACATTGATTGGGTTAATTGATGCCAGTGTGGCAATTAAGGTAGCAGTTAACCATCGCAAGCTGAAAAACCGTTTGGGTGCTTATCATGCTTCTCGCAAAGTATTCTTAGATTTTTCCTTGCTACGTACCTTACCCACAGACCAAGTACGTAACGGGATGGCGGAGTTAGTGAAAATTGCTGTAGTTGCTCATCAAGAAGTATTTGAATTGTTGGAGAAGTACGGCGAAGAATTGCTACGGACTCATTTTGGCAATATTGATGCTACTCCAGAGATTAAAGAAGTAGCTCATCGTTTGACCTATAAAGCTATTCAAAAGATGTTGGAGTTGGAAGTTACCAACCTACACGAGTTAGACCTAGATAGGGTAATTGCTTATGGTCACACTTGGAGTCCAACTTTGGAACTTGCGCCGCGTGTACCCATGTTCCACGGTCACGCTGTGAATGTGGATATGGCTTTATCTGCAACGATCGCTGCACGTAGAGGTTACATTACAATTGCAGAACGCGATCGCATTTTAGGATTAATGAGTCGTGTTGGTTTATCCCTCGACCATCCAATGTTGGATGAAGAACTATTGTGGCGTGCTACTGAATCTATCATATTAACTCGTGATGGTTTATTAAGAGCCGCCATGCCAAGACCTATTGGTAATTGTTTCTTCGTTAATGATTTAACCAGAGAAGAATTAGCAGCCGCAGTAGCTGACCATAAAGAACTTTGTACCAGCTATCCCCGTGGTGGTGAAGGTGTAGATGTGTATCCCCTCTATCAGAAAGAGTTAGTTGGGAGTGTCAGTTAA
- a CDS encoding pentapeptide repeat-containing protein — translation MKFKNISIGGLIITTLCACSSQIEKQASNSGQPQLQQSQNYSPNRETIKQLLDTKQCQSCDLRGADLSRADLKGANLQDADLRGVNMSQANLSEANLIQADFRGANLSKANLSKAKLTAALMSWTGDTKAPGGYGRVNLQQADLSSADLITAYLRGVDFREANMSGAFLHSADLSQAILTKVKLTKADLFGAKSIGVNASEVDFSSSKMTGIDLTGANLSKANFNKANVFWGKFTNADLSSANLQEGYFAGAIFTGAKLNQAQMHKAYLHAAELSQSNLNGAILTQSDLSAAVLVRANLNGVNLTGSNIKRANLTAADLGKTNLEAVNLVGADLTGANLTEAALIRADLTGAFVTDAALNRANLQQAILIGTRLSGSNLDGANLNNVVKTNTSLSPISEQPHEHNN, via the coding sequence ATGAAATTTAAAAATATCTCGATTGGTGGATTAATAATTACTACTCTTTGTGCTTGTTCATCTCAAATCGAAAAACAAGCTTCTAATTCTGGACAGCCTCAACTGCAACAATCCCAGAATTACTCACCTAATCGAGAAACTATCAAACAACTCTTAGATACTAAACAATGTCAAAGCTGTGATTTAAGAGGTGCTGATTTAAGTCGTGCTGACTTGAAAGGGGCAAATCTTCAAGATGCGGATTTGCGTGGGGTAAACATGAGCCAAGCAAACCTGAGCGAAGCTAATTTGATTCAGGCAGACTTTCGTGGGGCAAACCTGAGTAAAGCCAATTTAAGCAAAGCAAAATTAACGGCTGCGCTCATGAGTTGGACTGGAGATACTAAGGCTCCTGGTGGCTACGGGCGTGTAAATCTACAACAGGCGGATCTTAGTAGCGCAGATTTAATTACAGCATATTTACGTGGCGTAGACTTTCGTGAGGCAAATATGAGTGGAGCCTTTTTGCACTCAGCAGATTTAAGTCAAGCAATTTTAACAAAAGTAAAATTAACTAAAGCTGATTTGTTTGGAGCCAAATCAATAGGTGTGAATGCGAGTGAGGTGGACTTTAGCAGCAGTAAAATGACAGGGATTGATTTGACTGGGGCAAATTTAAGTAAAGCGAACTTCAATAAAGCAAATGTATTTTGGGGAAAATTTACTAATGCAGATTTGAGCAGTGCCAACTTACAGGAAGGGTACTTTGCGGGAGCAATCTTCACAGGAGCAAAGCTCAATCAGGCACAGATGCACAAAGCTTATCTTCATGCAGCAGAACTCAGTCAGTCAAACTTAAATGGGGCAATTTTGACGCAATCTGATTTGAGTGCGGCTGTGCTAGTTAGAGCAAATTTGAACGGTGTTAACTTGACTGGTTCTAATATCAAACGAGCCAACCTTACGGCGGCAGACTTAGGTAAAACTAACCTAGAAGCAGTTAATTTAGTTGGTGCAGACCTTACCGGCGCAAATCTCACTGAAGCAGCATTAATACGGGCAGATTTGACTGGGGCATTTGTGACTGACGCAGCTTTAAACCGAGCCAATTTGCAACAAGCAATTCTTATTGGTACTAGACTCAGTGGTTCTAATTTGGATGGGGCAAATTTGAACAATGTTGTGAAGACTAATACATCTTTGTCACCCATAAGCGAGCAACCACACGAACATAATAATTAA
- a CDS encoding O-methyltransferase, whose translation MTNVIVPTARPVTPLGILAKKLEAIVKEVKQLPDLPTELVTEINHAWRLAAGLDPYLEECTTPESAELAALAKTTATEAWDTHFNGGTTVRPLEQEMLSGHIEGQTLKMFVHMTKAKRVLEIGMFTGYSALAMAEALPEDGVLVACEVDSYAAEMGQKAFQQSPHGAKIRVELGGALETLDRLAQAGESFDLVFIDADKKEYVAYFHKLLDSGLLAAGGFICVDNTLLQGEVYLSAQERSVNGEAIAQFNRTVANDPRVEQVLLPLRDGLTIIRNS comes from the coding sequence ATGACAAATGTAATTGTCCCAACAGCAAGACCTGTCACACCATTGGGGATTTTAGCTAAGAAGCTAGAGGCTATAGTTAAAGAGGTTAAACAACTTCCAGATTTACCTACGGAATTGGTAACAGAGATTAATCATGCTTGGCGTTTAGCCGCAGGTTTAGACCCTTATTTAGAAGAATGTACCACGCCAGAATCGGCTGAACTGGCGGCGTTGGCGAAAACAACCGCCACAGAAGCTTGGGATACACACTTTAACGGTGGAACTACAGTCCGTCCTCTGGAACAGGAAATGCTTTCTGGTCATATAGAAGGACAAACTTTAAAGATGTTTGTTCACATGACCAAGGCTAAAAGAGTGTTGGAAATTGGAATGTTCACTGGCTATTCAGCGCTGGCGATGGCGGAAGCATTACCAGAGGATGGGGTTTTGGTGGCTTGCGAAGTTGACTCCTATGCGGCGGAGATGGGACAAAAGGCTTTTCAGCAATCACCCCACGGTGCAAAGATTCGTGTAGAGTTGGGTGGAGCGTTGGAAACCCTTGATAGGTTAGCACAAGCGGGGGAATCTTTTGATTTAGTGTTTATCGACGCAGATAAGAAAGAGTATGTAGCTTATTTTCATAAGTTGCTAGATAGCGGTTTGTTAGCGGCGGGGGGATTTATCTGTGTGGATAATACCTTACTGCAAGGGGAAGTTTATTTATCTGCACAAGAACGCAGTGTGAATGGTGAAGCGATCGCTCAATTTAATCGTACAGTAGCCAATGACCCCCGTGTAGAACAGGTTTTATTGCCATTGCGAGATGGGTTAACAATAATTCGTAATTCGTAA
- a CDS encoding ATP-grasp domain-containing protein, whose amino-acid sequence MAQSLSLSSSHATPSIPWQTRVAAIIQNIGTLTLLLLALPINASIVFISWLIFRPQKVKAANPQNILISGGKMTKALQLARSFHAAGHRVVLLETHKYWLTGHRFSVAVDKFYTVPAPQENPQAYVQALVDIVKRENIDVYVPVTSPVGSYYDSLAKPELSRYCEVFHFDADITQMLDDKFALVEKARSLGLSVPKSFKITSPEQVINFDFSGESRKYILKSIPYDSVRRLDLTKVPCATPEETAAFVRTLPISQEKPWIMQEFIPGKEFCTHSTVRDGELRLHCCCESSAFQVNYENVDNPQIREWVRRFVKELKLTGQISFDFIQAEDGTVYAIECNPRTHSAITTFYDHPQVAQAYLSKEATAETLQPLATSKPTYWTYHEVWRLTGIRSFTQLGRWLGNIWRGTDAIYQPDDPLPFLMVHHWQIPLLLLNNLRRLKGWTRIDFNIGKLVELGGD is encoded by the coding sequence ATGGCACAATCCCTTTCGCTTTCTTCCTCACATGCTACACCGTCTATTCCTTGGCAGACAAGAGTAGCGGCAATTATACAAAATATTGGTACTTTGACTTTGCTATTATTAGCATTGCCAATTAATGCCAGTATTGTTTTTATTTCCTGGCTGATCTTTCGACCGCAAAAAGTTAAAGCGGCGAATCCACAAAACATTCTCATCAGTGGTGGAAAAATGACCAAGGCTTTACAACTAGCTAGGTCATTTCATGCGGCTGGACATAGAGTTGTCTTGTTGGAAACTCATAAATACTGGTTGACTGGTCATCGTTTTTCTGTTGCGGTGGATAAGTTTTATACGGTTCCTGCACCACAGGAAAACCCCCAAGCTTATGTTCAGGCTTTGGTAGATATCGTTAAACGAGAAAATATTGATGTTTACGTCCCTGTCACTAGTCCGGTGGGTAGCTATTATGACTCCTTAGCTAAACCAGAGTTATCGCGTTATTGCGAAGTGTTTCACTTTGACGCAGATATTACTCAAATGTTGGATGATAAATTTGCGTTGGTAGAGAAAGCGCGATCGCTTGGTTTATCAGTACCCAAATCTTTTAAGATTACCTCGCCAGAACAAGTCATTAACTTCGACTTTTCCGGCGAGTCTCGTAAATACATCCTCAAAAGCATACCCTACGACTCAGTGCGGCGGTTAGACTTAACCAAAGTACCCTGCGCTACACCAGAGGAAACGGCAGCTTTCGTGAGAACTTTGCCAATAAGTCAAGAAAAGCCGTGGATTATGCAGGAATTTATTCCCGGAAAGGAATTTTGCACCCACAGCACTGTTAGAGATGGGGAATTAAGGCTGCATTGCTGTTGTGAATCTTCGGCGTTTCAAGTCAACTATGAGAACGTAGACAACCCGCAAATTAGAGAGTGGGTACGGCGTTTTGTCAAGGAACTCAAGCTGACAGGACAGATTTCCTTTGACTTTATCCAAGCAGAGGACGGGACAGTTTACGCCATTGAGTGTAACCCCCGCACACACTCAGCGATTACTACATTTTACGACCATCCCCAGGTAGCGCAGGCATATCTGAGTAAGGAAGCGACGGCGGAAACTTTACAGCCATTGGCGACGAGTAAGCCTACTTATTGGACTTATCACGAAGTTTGGCGTTTGACTGGGATTCGTTCTTTTACTCAGTTGGGAAGATGGTTAGGTAATATTTGGCGCGGGACTGATGCGATTTACCAGCCGGATGATCCTTTACCTTTTTTGATGGTACATCATTGGCAAATTCCTCTACTGCTGTTGAATAATTTGCGTCGGTTGAAGGGTTGGACGCGGATAGATTTCAATATTGGGAAGTTGGTGGAGTTGGGAGGGGATTAG
- a CDS encoding amino acid adenylation domain-containing protein, protein MQTIDFNIHKLLAEWNATERDYDLSQGLHELFAAQVERTPNAIAITFAQQQLTYQELNSRANQLGNYLQTLGVKPETLVGVCMERSLEMVICLLGILKAGGAYVPIDPEYPQERIAYMLEDSQVKVLLIQEKLLNQIPPHQAQTIYVDAEWEKISTQPNTNPHSNIQPDNLAYVIYTSGSTGKPKGAMNTHKGICNRLLWMQETYQLNTTDTVLQKTPFSFDVSVWEFFWTLITGARLVIAKPGGHKDSDYLIDLITQEQITTLHFVPSMLQAFLQNRHVEKCSSLRRVVCSGEALPVDLQNRFFQRLECELHNLYGPTEAAIDVTFWQCQKNSNLKTVPIGRPIANIQIYILDADLQPVSIGVTGEIYIGGVGVARGYLNKEELTQEKFIINPLLNLNYQRLYKTGDLARYLPDGNIEYVGRSDFQVKIRGYRIEIGEIENVLSFHPEVREAVVVARADNAEEKQLVAYITYDSSKPTINSLRDFLKTKLPDFMIPAAFVMLEFLPLTASGKVDRKALPKPELFDYSDNSYVAPRNEVEEKLVQIWSDILHLSKIGVRENFFAIGGDSLKALHLTSKIEQVFNREIPLAIVLTNPVIEDLAKVIQAKEQIHNTPLVPIQPQGTQQPFFCIHPAGGHVLCYFKLAHDIGTEQPFYGLQAQGFYGDEEPLTRVEDMASLYVKTIREFQPQGPYRLGGWSFGGVVAYEVAQQLYRQGQEVSLLAILDSYVPILLDKQKPIDDVYLVGVLSRVFGGMFGLDNLVTPEEIEDLKLEEKIDHIINKARKAGIFPPGVERQNNRRILDVLVGTLKATYSYIRQPYPGKVTVFRAREKHIMAPDPTLVWVELFSVMAAEEINIIDVPGHHYSFVLEPHVQVLAQRLKDCLNNS, encoded by the coding sequence ATGCAAACTATAGATTTTAATATTCATAAATTACTTGCAGAGTGGAACGCTACAGAAAGAGATTATGACCTTTCTCAAGGTTTACATGAGTTATTTGCAGCTCAGGTAGAAAGAACACCAAATGCGATCGCTATTACTTTCGCACAACAACAACTGACTTATCAAGAGTTAAATTCTAGAGCCAATCAATTAGGGAATTATCTACAAACACTGGGAGTTAAACCAGAAACATTGGTGGGTGTTTGTATGGAACGTTCCCTAGAAATGGTTATATGTCTTTTAGGAATCCTCAAAGCTGGGGGTGCGTATGTACCGATTGACCCTGAATATCCTCAAGAACGTATAGCTTATATGTTAGAAGATTCTCAGGTGAAGGTACTACTAATTCAAGAAAAATTATTAAATCAAATTCCTCCACATCAAGCACAAACTATATATGTAGATGCAGAATGGGAAAAAATATCTACACAACCAAATACTAATCCTCATAGCAATATTCAACCAGATAATCTAGCTTATGTAATATATACTTCTGGTTCTACAGGTAAACCAAAGGGTGCAATGAACACCCACAAAGGAATTTGTAATCGTCTGTTGTGGATGCAAGAAACTTATCAATTAAATACAACAGATACGGTCTTACAAAAAACTCCCTTTAGCTTTGATGTTTCAGTTTGGGAATTTTTCTGGACTTTAATAACTGGCGCACGTTTAGTAATAGCTAAACCTGGTGGACATAAAGATAGTGATTACCTCATCGATTTAATTACTCAAGAGCAAATCACTACCTTGCATTTTGTCCCCTCAATGCTGCAAGCGTTTTTACAAAATCGCCATGTAGAAAAATGTAGTTCTTTGAGAAGAGTTGTTTGTAGTGGTGAAGCCTTACCTGTAGATTTACAAAACAGATTTTTCCAACGTTTGGAATGCGAATTACATAACTTATATGGCCCTACAGAGGCGGCGATAGATGTTACTTTTTGGCAATGTCAAAAAAACAGTAACCTAAAAACTGTACCTATCGGTCGTCCCATTGCTAACATTCAGATTTACATTCTTGATGCTGATTTGCAACCAGTTTCTATAGGTGTTACTGGTGAGATTTATATTGGTGGTGTAGGTGTTGCTCGTGGTTATTTGAATAAAGAAGAATTAACACAAGAGAAATTTATCATTAATCCTTTGCTAAATTTAAACTATCAACGACTTTATAAAACAGGTGATTTAGCTCGTTATCTACCAGATGGTAATATTGAATATGTAGGAAGATCCGATTTTCAAGTAAAAATTCGGGGCTATAGAATCGAAATTGGCGAGATTGAAAATGTTTTATCTTTTCACCCAGAGGTTAGAGAAGCTGTAGTGGTTGCGCGTGCTGATAATGCAGAAGAAAAGCAGCTTGTCGCCTACATTACTTATGATTCTTCAAAACCTACAATTAATAGCCTGCGTGATTTCCTAAAAACAAAGTTACCAGACTTTATGATTCCAGCCGCGTTTGTCATGCTGGAATTTCTACCTTTAACTGCTAGTGGGAAAGTAGACCGTAAAGCATTACCAAAACCTGAGTTATTTGATTATAGTGATAATTCTTATGTAGCGCCTCGCAATGAGGTAGAAGAAAAGTTAGTACAAATTTGGTCGGATATTCTACATCTATCCAAGATAGGTGTAAGAGAAAACTTTTTTGCCATTGGTGGTGACTCTCTAAAAGCGCTACATTTAACTTCTAAAATTGAGCAGGTTTTTAATAGAGAGATACCATTAGCGATAGTTTTAACAAATCCGGTAATTGAAGATTTAGCGAAAGTTATTCAAGCAAAAGAGCAAATTCACAACACGCCCCTAGTTCCCATTCAACCGCAAGGTACACAACAGCCTTTCTTTTGTATACATCCTGCTGGTGGTCATGTTTTATGCTATTTTAAACTCGCTCATGATATAGGAACTGAGCAGCCATTTTACGGCTTACAAGCTCAAGGTTTTTATGGTGATGAAGAACCTTTGACGCGAGTAGAAGATATGGCTAGCCTCTACGTCAAAACTATCAGAGAATTTCAGCCTCAAGGGCCTTATCGTCTCGGTGGTTGGTCATTCGGTGGGGTGGTAGCTTACGAAGTCGCACAGCAGTTATATAGACAAGGACAAGAAGTATCTTTACTGGCGATATTAGATTCTTATGTACCCATATTACTAGATAAACAAAAGCCAATTGATGATGTATATTTAGTTGGGGTGCTTTCTAGAGTCTTTGGGGGAATGTTTGGTCTAGATAATTTAGTAACACCTGAAGAAATAGAAGATTTAAAACTAGAAGAAAAAATCGATCACATTATTAATAAAGCTAGAAAAGCAGGGATATTTCCTCCTGGTGTGGAACGTCAAAATAATCGCCGCATTCTCGATGTTTTAGTCGGGACTCTCAAAGCAACTTATTCTTATATAAGACAGCCATACCCAGGAAAAGTAACTGTGTTTAGAGCGAGAGAAAAACATATTATGGCTCCTGACCCGACTTTAGTTTGGGTAGAGTTATTTTCTGTGATGGCTGCTGAGGAAATTAATATTATTGATGTACCCGGACACCATTATTCGTTTGTACTTGAACCTCATGTACAGGTGTTAGCACAACGTTTAAAAGATTGTCTTAATAATTCGTAA